CTGACGAGCGCTCCGACGATCGAGGACGACGGCGCCTCGGCCTGGTCCCTGCTCGCGGCCCCCGAGGAGGTGCAAGAGCGCATGACGAAGCTCGTGAGCGACCGCGTGCAGCTCGCGCTCAGCCTGCGGGCCGCCTTCGACGCCAGCCAGGCCGGGTCCGCTGCCGCGTCGTGACCGGCGCGCGACGGATGGTGATGGTGTAAACTGATCGTCGCCTCGTGGCGCACCTCACGCGCAGGGATGGCACGGACGACGCATGAAGACCCAGAGATGGCTTTGCGGAGCGCTGCTCGCCGGGCTGGTCGCCGGCTGCGGGAGCAGTCAAACGGGGCGCAAGGACGCCCGGGCGAAGGCGGACGGGTTCACGCTCGGGGACGGAGGATGGGGGTACCTCGACGGCGGCGGCCCGATCCCGGACATCTGGACGCCCACCGGTGACCTGCGGCCGGCGGGAGACGGACCGGCGAGCGGCGATGCCAGCGGCAAGTGCAGCAAGCCTCAAGGTGCGAGCTGCACGGGGTGCGCGGCCGACGAATCCTGCACCGCCGCCAATGGCGGCACCTGCGCGAAGAAGATCGCGCTCAGCGGCTCGTCCACCGATGCGAAGAACCTGCTGATGGTGGCCGTGGCCTACGTGGACTGCTGGAACAAGCAGTCCACGGGCAGCAAACTCTGCTTCACGTTCGACTCGTGCGCGATGCAAGGTTCGCTGAACGGGCAGATGGTCAAGGAATGGGTCTGCAAGGCCCAGGTCAGCGACTTCCCGGACAGCGCCACGCACGGCACCGCGCGTTCGATCCTGGCCTGCAACGGGATCTGGGAGATCGAGCGTCCCCAGTGGAAGCTGAGCGGCATGAACGCCGGCGAGGACGGGCTCAACTGCATGAGCTACCACGACTACGGCACCATGCCGTGGGACCTCGACCGGGTGGACATCCACGACTGCGCGAAGTTCCCGCCGTAGAGCGGGAAGCGCCGTAGCTCACCGACGCAGGATGCCGAGCCAGAGGCCCGCCGCGCCCACGAGCGCCGCGACGAGCAGCCCGAGCACCCAGGGAAGGACGCGACGCGTGGGCGGGACGCCACGCTTCTCGCGCGATGCGAGGGGCGGCACGCGTTCGGTCGGCGGCGCCACCTGCGGCAACACGTCGGCGAGGAGCCCGCGCTCGACCCGCAAGGCGACGGTCCAGCTCCGCGTAGGACGGCCCGGATGCCCGGTGGTGCTGAAGACCTCCTCGGTCACCAGATCCAGCCGGTCTGCGTCCCCACCGTCGAGCCCCACGCCGAGCGAGCGACCGGCACCGAAGGCCACGGCCCCTACCTCCCGCTCGTAGACCGCGCTGCCGACGAGGCGACTCCGCCCCCACTCGAGGACCTGCACGAGGTGCGGGCCCGCGCGAAAGCCGAGGAGCTTGCCGTCGACGCTCGGAGCGAGGCACTCGGGAACCACGTTGCCGCGTGCCGTGTAGCGGAGCTCGCCGTGACTGCCATCGGGGGCGACGGCCACGATCTGCTGCCCGGCCGCCACCACCCAGTGGCCGAGCGGGCTCCAGGTCACGGACTGCACCGCCGCCTGGACCTGGCAGCCACCGAGGAGCGTGCGACTCGCCGCATCGAAGACCTGCACGCGGCCGTCGGGCTGTCCGACGGCGATGGCCGAGCCGTCGGCCCGCACCGCCACCGCGAAGGCGCTTACCTGCGCCACGGTGCGCGGCAGCTCGTCCCCCGGCACGAGCAGGAGCGAACCTTCGGTCAGGATGGCCGCCACCTCGGCACGGGCCGCGTGGGCGAAGGCGCGCACCGAAGACGCCACCGCCTTCGCGGCGAGGGGAGCGCCGTCCGAGAGCGCGAGTCTCGAGAGCAGCCCGCTCTCGTCGAGGGCCGCCACGCCGGACGGAGAGGCCGCGAGCCCCACCACCGTCGCGTCGAGGGTCCGCTGCCAGAGCGGTCGGCCGTCGAACCCGTCGTGGGCCAGCACGACAGCCCCCTCGGCGGAAACCATCACCGCCCCCTCGGGCGGGTATGCGAACGGCACCCCGGACATGCGCGCGCGTCTCGTCTCTTCCCACCGCCTCTGAAGGATCCCCCTCGGGGATGGCCGGCCCAGCCTCGGCCACCGCCGGAGCGTCGCTAGTATACGCCTACCTGCCGTTCAGGGCCCAATCGTAGGCCAGGAAGGTCACCCGACGGCGCGGCACGAGCAGCGCGCTCCCCGCGGGATGGTAGCGCGCGACGAAGGCCAACACCTTTCCCGCGCCGCCGAAGTCCGAGGCGTACCAGTCGAAGAGGCGCGAGAGCCGGACCTCCGTCGGTGTCAGCACCACGCCGGCAGGGCTCCGCAGGAAGGCCCGGGTGAGCCGCTCGAGGGCGCGCTCGACCGTCGCTCCACGGAAGGCCTCCGACGCGAGGGGGGGGCAGCTTCGCGCCGCGCACACCAGCGCAAAGTGGATCCGCGGGTCCCGGAAGCGCGGCCTGAGCACCGCGTTCTCGAGCTCGTTGAGGGTCAGCGTTCGCCCGCCCACGACGTGCGTGTGGCGGTCGAAGAAGCCCGGGAGCTCCTTCACGCTGACGACCTTGGGCCAGCGCGCCACGACCTGGCCGACCACGAGGGCGTTGTAGGCGTTCAGGTAGAAGGCCAGCTCGGCCGCGCGGCCCATGCGCGCAGGGTCGGCACGGGCGACGGCCTGGAGGTACGCCGAGAGCTCGGCGCGTCCGCCGGCGGCGAGCGCCGCGTAGTTCACCCGTCCGGCGCTGACGTGGGCCTTCAGCAGGCGATCCCACGCCGTGTGGTCGAGGTCCGCAGCTCGGGCGGGCGTCGCCCAGAGGAGCATGGCCATGAAGAGGGCGGGCCGGACGACGGTCATGGCGCTCCTCCTTTCCGGTTCTCGAGGCGCAGCACGCCGCGCGGGCAAACGTGCGCACAAATACCGCAGCCCACGCAGGAGGCGCGACGGATCTCTTCCCCGCGCATGGCGTAGGCGCGCACGTCGATGCCCATCTCGCAGGCGTGCGAGCAGTTGCCGCAGCCGATGCAGAGCTCCTTCTGCGTGGCGATGCGGAAGCGACCGACCCTCTGCGTGAGGCCGAGGATCGCGGCCATCGGACAGCCGAAGCGACACCAGACCCGCGTGCCGAGGAGCGGATAGAGACCCACGCCGAGCATCCCCGAAAAGAGCGCGCCGATGGCGAAGCCGTAGAAGGCCTGCACGCGAAAGGCGAGCTGGGCAAACCGCGGGTGCTCCTTGCCGACCCCCCAGTTGACGAGCACCAGAGCGGTCGTGACGAGTGCCAGCACCAGCACGAGGTGGATGCTCACCGTCTCGAGCCGCCAG
The window above is part of the Deltaproteobacteria bacterium genome. Proteins encoded here:
- a CDS encoding DUF547 domain-containing protein, which translates into the protein MTVVRPALFMAMLLWATPARAADLDHTAWDRLLKAHVSAGRVNYAALAAGGRAELSAYLQAVARADPARMGRAAELAFYLNAYNALVVGQVVARWPKVVSVKELPGFFDRHTHVVGGRTLTLNELENAVLRPRFRDPRIHFALVCAARSCPPLASEAFRGATVERALERLTRAFLRSPAGVVLTPTEVRLSRLFDWYASDFGGAGKVLAFVARYHPAGSALLVPRRRVTFLAYDWALNGR